Sequence from the Alkalibacter saccharofermentans DSM 14828 genome:
CTTAAAGGCCATATCCACTATTGACGATATCTTTTTTACATGATTTCTAGATGCAACCTCAGGAACAACTCCTCCAAATGGCTGGTGTATTTCTATTTGTGAATAAATTATATTGGAGAGAACCTCTCTGCCGTTTTTTACGATGGCTGCGGATGTCTCATCACAGGATGTTTCAATTCCCAATATTAAAACGTCTTTCATTTGTCACCTCTTTTTTTAGCATGATCCAATAAAATAATAAAATTGCCGTCATGGCGCCTGAGGAAATTATCAATATCCTCTTAACTATGTTGATAAAAAAGTTTAGTGGCACCATATTTATCAACACGCTGTCCCTTGGATCGAGAATCCAGTAGTCGTTTGAAAAGAAAACCTCATGAAACAGGTTGAAATACCTGTTGAAATCGTAAAATAGCAGCCCTGCAGTCAACACCAACAGGATAAAATAAGATACTGCGGCATACAGCAGGCTTTTTAGCAGCCACTTCTTCCCGGTAAATGCCCCATATGCAAGAATAAATAAAAGAAGCACTGCACCGGCGTTTCTTAAAATTATCCCCCTGTCAAAGAGCACCCTGACATCCTCCATGTGTACGATCTCCCTTTCATTGAAGATCTCACCCTCGACGGAGTTTATCACGCCTGTTATATTGAAGTCGTCTCTATTGCCGAACAGATAGTCCTGAATCTCACCTGTAACCCTCATCAGCTCCTGGATTTCCATACCGGTGGCTTGCTCTACATTGTTGATTTCATACTGTTCCAAAAAGAACCCCTCTGATTTTACCACTATTTCAAGACTGGTTAAGAGCACTACGAAAGGTACCAGCAACACAACCAATATTTTTATTATCTTATCTCTCATGGTTTCCTCCACATCACTACCGCATCTTCACCGTTATCGCTATAGTAGTTTTTTCTTATTCCGGCGGCCTTGAACCCACAGTTCATGTAAAGGCCGAGAGCTGAGGCGTTGCTTTTTCTTACTTCAAGGGTGAATGTATCGATTCCTTCGGCAGCTCCCTTTTTAATCAAGTTATTCAACAGCTGTTTCCCAAATCCCTTGCCTCGGTAAGGCTCGTCGACAGCAATATTTGTAATATGGCCTTCTCCGTGAATATGCCAAATGCCTGCATACCCTGCAATATCTCCTTCAGTTACGATTACAAAGTATCTTGCCAATGGATTTTCCAGCTCTTCTTCAAACATATCTCTAGTCCAAGGCACCTTAAAGCACCTAAGCTCCAATGCCACGACAGAATCCAAATGTTCGCTTCTCATCGGCAGGATTACTACCGGCTTATTCTCTGTCATCGAATCTCCCTGTTGTAATACGTCATCTTTCCAACTGTGTTTTCATAGGATTGCCTCAGTTTATCTGCTGTCTGTCCAGTTAAGTCCATGGTATTTAAAGCATCTTTTACAGGCAGCACCTCATATCTGAGCCTTCCTTGGGACTCGTATCTATGTACCCAAGTAGGTGTATAGTTTACGGTTTTTAAAACTGTTTTCCCAGTCACCATATCCTTTTCTATTTTTATCTGAACTATCACGCCGTCTTCCGTATAATTTCTTGCACTGATGGAAGGCAGGGTCTCTCTTCTCTGATTGGAAATGAAGTTGCCTTGAGAATAGATTATAAATTTATCCTCGCCGTTTACATTGATTATTTCGGATTTTTGAATCACGTGGGGATGACTTCCCAAAATGACGTCCCCTCCCCATTCGAATATCTTCATAGCTAGCTGCTCCTGCTGAGAAGTAGGGGACATTTGATATTCATTTCCCCAGTGCAGTGATACGAATATCATGTCACAGCCTTGGTCCTTCGCTTTATTTATATCCTTCTTAATCTTATCCTCGTCTATGCGGTTTATCATATAGCTTAGCTCTGCAGGCGTCAAAAGGCTGTCCATGCCGTTTAATCCGTAGGTATATGCGATGAGCCCTACTCTTATTCCGTCGCTTTCTAAAACCGTTATCTCCTCTTCCGGCTCACTGAAGGTGCCGGTGGAAATAAGGCCTCGTTCCTCTATTTGCTCCAAAGTTCTTAGCACGCCGGTTCTTCCCTTATCCAGGGAATGATTGTTTACTGTAGTCAATACATCGAATCCCGCATTTTTGATGCTGTCCAGCACCTCATCCGGTGCATTGAACACAGGATATCCCTGGGGAGTTCCTCCCGCAGTTACAGTCTCAAAATTACCTATTGCAAAGTCTACAGCATTGAAAAACTTTTCCACATGCATGAAATTCTCGTCAAAGTCGTAAGCGCCTCTTGCAGAATCGTAGGCGTTTGTGATTTGGGTTCCATGATACATAATATCTCCAACCGAGGTAAACGAGGCCACTTGCTTTCGCCCCAAATATTTTCCCTCTGGAGACGTCAATACCCTCCTGACAAAATCCCTCTCAGGTATTGTCACGGCAAATTCAGGAGACGTTCCCTCTTGGTCCGATGAGAACAGCCCTGTTAACCCAACAGCCCCAACGGCGATGATTATGAGTATTATCCCGAGCCTTAAAAATGCTATAGTCTTCTTTTTTGATTTCTTCATGAGCTAAAAACCTCCATAAGCGCTGGCTATTATTTTCTTTTCTTAGGCAGCTCAACTATAAAGCTGCTTCCCTTGTCAGGTTCGCTTTCTACACTGATTTTTCCCTTGTGCTCCCTGACTATCCAGTTGGCAATGCTCAGTCCAAGCCCTGCGCCGCCCTGATCCCTAGAGCGGGCCTTGTCCACTCTGTAGAAACGTTCAAAAATCTTGTCGATATCTCCTTCTGATATTCCCATTCCCGTATCTTTTACCGTTATTATAGCCTTGTCCGTTGTATGCATCAGGGATATGGATATTTTTCCCTTCTCCGGGGTGTATTTTATGCCGTTGTCCAGCAGGATGACCAGCAGCTGGTTTAACTTGTCTTTGTCTCCCGTCAAATGAACGTTGTCAGAAATTATGCTTTCAAATTCGATATCCTTGTCCCTAGCGATGAGCTCAAACTTCTCCCCTGTCTCCCTGACTAGCTTGCTCAGATCTACGTCGCCCATAAAAACCGGTATCTGATTGTTGTCCGCCTGAGCAAGGGTGAGCAGATTTTGTATAAGCTTGCTCATGTTTTCAGTTTCACTGGATATATTCTCAAGCCACTTGGAGTTTTCCATAATCGTTTCTTGTTCCTTCATCCCTAGAAGCTCGGCGGTGGTCTTTATGATCGTAAGGGGAGTCCTAAGCTCATGGCTGGCATCTGCAATAAATTCCTTCTGTCTTTCATAAGCCCTTCGTACAGGCTCAAGAGATTTTTTTGCCATGTGGGCACTGATAAAAATCAGTATTATCACGCTGAAAACTCCTATGCCCATAACTACCAGAAAAATCTGCCTGGTTACAAGGTCATCAATCAGTCTGGACTGATAAACCTGAACGACAGCGCCTTTCCCGTTTGGTGTTTCCACATAGGAACTATATAGTCTGAATTTAACCCCTGAAAGGGTTATGCTTGTAAAGCTGTCCTTCTTTGTGGTCATTACCTGTTGGGCATATACGTATGTCTGATCCATCAGATTCTCACGTAGAACGCTTAAATTCGCAAGCTTCAGATCCTCATCCCATATCACGTAATCAATTCTAGAATAGTCGCTCTGAGAGCTTCCCCCTGACCAGTGAGTCTCATCTGGCAAGGTTATTTCCAGGGTGTCGAATCTGTATATCATCGATACGATATGTTCCTTGCGCTCCACCAGCGTGCTCTTTGCAGAGGAATTGAAAGCGGCGTTTGAAAACCCCACTATGGAATATGAAAATATAAGTAGAAACGCAATCAGAATAAGTGCGTTCATTATTGTAAGCTTTCTGTACAGTTCTTTAAACATCTAATCCATCACCTTAAGTTTGTATCCTATGCTTCTTAATGTTTCTATTTTAATATTTGTATTCTTAAGCTTTTTCCTTAGATTATGTATGTATATCTCTATGTTGTTTTCGTTGACTTCTGCATCAAAGCCCCAGACTCGGTCTAATATCTGCTCTCTGCTGAAAACTTGATCCGGCCTTTTGATGAGCATTTCAAGAAGAAGTCCTTCCTTATAGGAAAGCTTCAGCGGATTTCCGTCTACAGTGGCGATGAAATTGTCCAAATCGAAGGTAAAATTACCTATCTCTACGACGTTTTCCATATAATCTGATTCAATCCTTCTACCGAGAGCCCTGATCCTGGCAAAAAGCTCTTTTGCGGAAAATGGCTTGACCAGATAGTCATCTGCCCCTGAGTCCAAACCCTTTACCTTGTCTTCCACCGTGTCCTTTGCAGTCAACATCAAAACCGGCGTTTTGCTTCCTTTTTTTCTTATTTCCCGGAGTATTTCAATGCCATCCTTGCCAGGAAGCATTATATCCAGCACTATCACATCGTAAATCTGATTTAGTGCGTATAAGAGACCTTCCTCTCCATCGTTTGCTATGTCGCATTGGATGTTTTGTAATTTGCAAAGCTCCTGCAGCGCTTCGGTAACCTTCTTTTCATCTTCTACAAATAGTATTTTCATATAGGGCCCCCTCGTATTATAAGAGTATAGCTTTTATTTATATGTA
This genomic interval carries:
- a CDS encoding CapA family protein encodes the protein MKKSKKKTIAFLRLGIILIIIAVGAVGLTGLFSSDQEGTSPEFAVTIPERDFVRRVLTSPEGKYLGRKQVASFTSVGDIMYHGTQITNAYDSARGAYDFDENFMHVEKFFNAVDFAIGNFETVTAGGTPQGYPVFNAPDEVLDSIKNAGFDVLTTVNNHSLDKGRTGVLRTLEQIEERGLISTGTFSEPEEEITVLESDGIRVGLIAYTYGLNGMDSLLTPAELSYMINRIDEDKIKKDINKAKDQGCDMIFVSLHWGNEYQMSPTSQQEQLAMKIFEWGGDVILGSHPHVIQKSEIINVNGEDKFIIYSQGNFISNQRRETLPSISARNYTEDGVIVQIKIEKDMVTGKTVLKTVNYTPTWVHRYESQGRLRYEVLPVKDALNTMDLTGQTADKLRQSYENTVGKMTYYNREIR
- a CDS encoding TIGR01906 family membrane protein, whose amino-acid sequence is MRDKIIKILVVLLVPFVVLLTSLEIVVKSEGFFLEQYEINNVEQATGMEIQELMRVTGEIQDYLFGNRDDFNITGVINSVEGEIFNEREIVHMEDVRVLFDRGIILRNAGAVLLLFILAYGAFTGKKWLLKSLLYAAVSYFILLVLTAGLLFYDFNRYFNLFHEVFFSNDYWILDPRDSVLINMVPLNFFINIVKRILIISSGAMTAILLFYWIMLKKEVTNERRFNIGN
- the rimI gene encoding ribosomal protein S18-alanine N-acetyltransferase, whose protein sequence is MTENKPVVILPMRSEHLDSVVALELRCFKVPWTRDMFEEELENPLARYFVIVTEGDIAGYAGIWHIHGEGHITNIAVDEPYRGKGFGKQLLNNLIKKGAAEGIDTFTLEVRKSNASALGLYMNCGFKAAGIRKNYYSDNGEDAVVMWRKP
- a CDS encoding response regulator transcription factor gives rise to the protein MKILFVEDEKKVTEALQELCKLQNIQCDIANDGEEGLLYALNQIYDVIVLDIMLPGKDGIEILREIRKKGSKTPVLMLTAKDTVEDKVKGLDSGADDYLVKPFSAKELFARIRALGRRIESDYMENVVEIGNFTFDLDNFIATVDGNPLKLSYKEGLLLEMLIKRPDQVFSREQILDRVWGFDAEVNENNIEIYIHNLRKKLKNTNIKIETLRSIGYKLKVMD
- a CDS encoding sensor histidine kinase, with the translated sequence MFKELYRKLTIMNALILIAFLLIFSYSIVGFSNAAFNSSAKSTLVERKEHIVSMIYRFDTLEITLPDETHWSGGSSQSDYSRIDYVIWDEDLKLANLSVLRENLMDQTYVYAQQVMTTKKDSFTSITLSGVKFRLYSSYVETPNGKGAVVQVYQSRLIDDLVTRQIFLVVMGIGVFSVIILIFISAHMAKKSLEPVRRAYERQKEFIADASHELRTPLTIIKTTAELLGMKEQETIMENSKWLENISSETENMSKLIQNLLTLAQADNNQIPVFMGDVDLSKLVRETGEKFELIARDKDIEFESIISDNVHLTGDKDKLNQLLVILLDNGIKYTPEKGKISISLMHTTDKAIITVKDTGMGISEGDIDKIFERFYRVDKARSRDQGGAGLGLSIANWIVREHKGKISVESEPDKGSSFIVELPKKRK